One window from the genome of Cyprinus carpio isolate SPL01 chromosome B1, ASM1834038v1, whole genome shotgun sequence encodes:
- the LOC109075799 gene encoding alpha-crystallin A chain-like: MDIAIQHPWFRRTLGYPTRLFDQLFGESLFDYDLFPFAASTVSPYYRHSLFRSFLDSSNSGISEVRSDRDKFTVYLDVKHFSPDELSVKVTEDYVEIQGKHEERQDDHGYISREFRRRYRLPSNVEQSAVTCTLSADGLLTLCGPKAGGIESGRGDRTIPVNREDKTNSGSSS; encoded by the exons ATGGATATTGCCATCCAACACCCCTGGTTTAGACGCACCCTGGGCTACCCCACCCGGCTCTTCGACCAGTTGTTTGGAGAAAGCCTGTTCGACTATGACCTCTTTCCCTTCGCTGCCTCAACTGTCAGCCCTTACTATCGACACTCACTCTTCCGCAGCTTCCTGGACTCCTCCAACTCAGGCATCTCTGAG GTGAGGTCTGACAGAGACAAATTCACAGTGTACCTGGATGTGAAACACTTCTCTCCTGATGAGCTCAGTGTGAAGGTGACAGAGGACTATGTGGAGATCCAGGGCAAGCATGAAGAAAGACAG GATGATCACGGCTACATATCCCGTGAGTTTCGGCGCCGCTACCGCCTGCCTTCTAATGTGGAGCAGTCTGCTGTCACCTGCACACTGTCTGCTGATGGCCTGCTTACTCTTTGCGGACCCAAGGCTGGTGGCATAGAGTCTGGCCGTGGAGATCGCACCATCCCTGTTAACCGGGAGGACAAGACCAACTCAGGCTCCTCCTCCTAG